From one Lolium rigidum isolate FL_2022 chromosome 4, APGP_CSIRO_Lrig_0.1, whole genome shotgun sequence genomic stretch:
- the LOC124648730 gene encoding acyl carrier protein 2, mitochondrial-like, whose amino-acid sequence MAMAAARRALLNHLRVPVAHPATAVAVAAAGSVPVARLLSSTTEVEKGSFLDKGEVADRVVSVIKNFQKIEPSKVTPNAHFQKDLGLDSLDTVEIVMAFEEEFCLEIPDNEAEKIDSIKTAVDFIASHPQAK is encoded by the exons atggcgatggcggcggcgaggagagccCTCCTGAATCACCTCCGCGTGCCGGTGGCGCACCCGGCGACTGCAGTGGCGGTGGCGGCAGCGGGAAGCGTCCCTGTTGCCAGGCTCCTGTCTTCGACCACGGAGGTGGAGAAGGGGTCGTTCCTCGACAAGGGCGAGGTCGCCGACCGCGTTGTCTCCGtcatcaagaacttccagaagatcgaaccTTCCAAG GTGACTCCTAATGCTCATTTCCAGAAGGACCTCGGGCTGGACAGCCTGGACACGGTCGAGATCGTCATGGCCTTTGAGGAGGAATTCTGCTTGGAGATCCCTGACAACGAGGCGGAGAAGATCGATTCCATCAAGACGGCGGTCGACTTCATCGCCTCGCATCCTCAAGCGAAATAA
- the LOC124648734 gene encoding uncharacterized protein LOC124648734 produces the protein MAPRVSPRYNLNVKKAAESKNISPKVGSSKEANNQENERASWNSHLEKSLVDLLHEHNTARYRGQIGWSSEAWSKILKEFHERNTYVSYTKSQIKEKEKELKRQYKMLKDARMQSGVGWNDTRSMLEAEDALWDNLVISFPKIKKFKTKSFPLFDALGELYDGQIAAGTYNVNSTQPPQHRDLTQVDNIDELSHIEGTFPGFEESWAYNVQEDANLRDHITINDEDENVARTLQRINKRPPTATRNKEEKESKKTKKQSSNDIAGSMERYIFMREKQIEIESAQLASKSKVAQAGDYSIKRCISEMMTMALSTDEKVTAADVFKDPDNREIFLSSKEDDPRVALLWLRKAVAKLSQVV, from the exons ATGGCTCCAAGAGTTTCCCCCAGATACAACTTGAACGTGAAGAAGGCAGCTGAAAGCAAAAACATATCTCCTAAAGTTGGCTCGTCAAAAGAGGCTAACAATCAAG AAAACGAAAGAGCCTCTTGGAACTCGCACTTAGAGAAGTCCCTTGTTGATCTGCTACATGAACACAACACCGCTCGCTACAGGGGTCAGATTGGATGGTCTTCTGAAGCTTGGAGCAAAATTCTCAAGGAGTTTCATGAAAGAAATACGTATGTGTCTTACACAAAGAgccaaatcaaagaaaaagagaaggagCTGAAAAGACAGTATAAAATGCTCaaagatgcaaggatgcaaagtggAGTAGGATGGAATGATACAAGGTCTATGCTTGAAGCAGAAGATGCTCTTTGGGACAACCTAGTCATTTCATTCCCAAAAATCAAGAAGTTCAAAACTAAGTCCTTCCCTTTGTTTGATGCATTGGGAGAGTTGTACGATGGGCAAATAGCCGCAGGAACCTACAATGTCAATTCTACCCAGCCACCACAACATCGAGATCTTACACAAGTTGATAATATAGATGAGCTCAGTCACATCGAGGGTACATTTCCaggctttgaagagagttgggctTACAATGTACAAGAAGATGCAAATTTAAGAGACCACATTACTATCAATGATGAAGATGAAAATGTGGCAAGGACTTTACAGAGGATAAATAAGAGACCTCCTACTGCAACAAGGAACAAGGAAGAGAAAGAGAGTAAGAAGACAAAGAAGCAGAGTTCCAATGACATTGCAGGAAGTATGGAGAGATACATTTTTATGAGGGAAAAACAAATTGAGATAGAATCTGCCCAGTTGGCTAGTAAAAGTAAGGTTGCTCAAGCTGGAGATTACTCGATCAAGAGATGCATCTCTGAAATGATGACAATGGCATTGTCAACTGATGAGAAGGTCACAGCAGCTGATGTATTCAAGGATCCAGATAACAGAGAAATCTTCTTGAGCTCAAAAGAAGATGACCCCCGAGTGGCTCTGCTTTGGTTAAGGAAGGCAGTGGCCAAGCTGTCACAAGTGGTGTGA